One genomic window of Osmia bicornis bicornis chromosome 3, iOsmBic2.1, whole genome shotgun sequence includes the following:
- the LOC114881433 gene encoding uncharacterized protein LOC114881433: MLEYEQLGHMVRLNNDSITSPFQYFHPHHGVLKLGSTTTTLRVVFNGSSPTSTGYSLNDLLHTGPNLMLNIADLLIWIRRYKHLFATDVTKIYRQIKVHPEDWSLQQILWLDDAQQETQYQLTTVTYGTKAAPYLAVRTLLQLAEDEGSNYPLAVEPIRNGRYVDDIFGGADTAEHLQDVAIQLTQLCQAGGFPLAKWHSTSKSLLEDLAPDQNNAAISFDDCGTKILGIKLIPHQDTLNFSTISATQRTQFTKRLVLSEVAQLFDPLGFVASVIIRAKILIQELWLPELGWNDILPCHITQQWLRIREDLTSLARLSIPRWFNTTTTSTVELHGFSDASVLAMAAVVYLVVHAPSTGTHTSLICSKTRVTPLKRLTIPRLELTAALELSELMRHVHATLNLTVSQTFLWTDSEVTLAWIKTHPSKWKDYVRNRVIQIQEITQNYHWRHVPGSSNPADCASRGMATEQLQQHSLWWTGPPWLTQSQNTWPKLTSVDADELGAPEARAVVSLHTANTLKEYSWEVIFKYSCVNRLLRITALCLKFVDASPTHLISAADMERARIYCIQVTQSTFVKDELAALAKGTTLPSTHPFTRLTAYLDHQGIARVGGRLQHSRLSHDGKHPVILPRDSRFSALLIDHAHRQTMHGGTQSILAFLRQRYWILGGRAPVKTHILRCVKCAWQRGIRAHQLMGQLPLCRVTPSRPFTHTGVDYAGPLTLKTWNGRGAKTQEGWICVFVCFASSAVHLEVVIDYSADAFIAAYRRFAARRGTAASLYSDCGTNFQAADA, translated from the coding sequence ATGCTTGAATACGAGCAACTTGGTCATatggtaagactgaacaatgactcaataactagtccgtttcagtactttcATCCGCACCATGGCGTTCTGAAGTTGGGCAGTACGACCACTACATTGCGTGTGGTTTTCAATGGCTCCAGTCCAACTTCTACAGGATACTCGCTGAACGATCTTCTACACACTGGTCCAAATCTGATGCTGAACATTGCAGATCTGCTCATTTGGATACGCAGATacaaacatctgtttgcaacCGACGTCACGAAGATATACCGGCAAATCAAGGTGCATCCGGAGGACTGGAGTTTGCAGCAGATACTTTGGCTTGATGACGCTCAACAGGAAACgcagtaccagctgaccacggtcacgtacGGGACGAAAGCTGCACCGTACTTGGCTGTCCGAACACTCTTGCAACTCGCTGAGGATGAAGGGTCGAACTATCCCCTTGCTGTTGAACCCATCAGAAACGGCAGGTATGTCGATGATATTTTTGGTGGTGCAGATACAGCAGAGCATCTACAGGACGTTGCAATTCAACTGACGCAACTCTGTCAAGCTGGTGGATTCCCATTGGCAAAATGGCATTCCACGAGCAAATCGCTGCTAGAAGACCTCGCACCAGATCAGAACAACGCAGCAATCTCATTCGACGACTGCGGAACCAAAATTCTTGGAATTAAATTGATTCCACATCAGGACACGCTTAACTTCTCGACCATATCAGCTACGCAACGCACGCAGTTTACTAAACGCCTCGTCCTCTCAGAAGTAGCACAACTATTTGATCCTCTCGGTTTTGTTGCATCTGTAATTATCCGAGCTAAAATTCTCATTCAAGAGCTTTGGTTACCGGAACTCGGTTGGAACGACATTCTGCCTTGTCACATTACGCAGCAGTGGCTTCGCATCAGGGAAGATTTAACCAGTCTGGCCAGACTTTCCATCCcacgatggttcaacacaACGACCACGTCTACAGTTGAACTTCACGGCTTCTCTGATGCATCAGTCCTCGCAATGGCAGCCGTCGTCTATCTCGTTGTCCACGCACCGTCCACGGGTACCCACACATCTCTGATCTGCTCTaaaacgcgagtgacaccactcaaaCGTCTAACCATCCCGAGGTTGGAACTTACAGCAGCGCTGGAACTTTCAGAACTGATGCGGCATGTTCACGCTACTTTGAACTTGACCGTTTCTCAGACATTTTTGTGGACGGACTCAGAAGTTACGCTGGCATGGATCAAGacgcacccctccaaatggaaggattacgtacgcaacagggtaatccaGATTCAGGAGATTACGCAGAACTATCACTGGAGGCACGTACCAGGATCATCAAATCCAgctgactgcgcgtcaagaggcatgGCGACAGAACAGCTTCAACAGCATTCGCTTTGGTGGACGGGACCACCGTGGCTCACGCAATCTCAGAACACGTGGCCCAAGCTGACCAGTGTCGACGCAGACGAGTTGGGTGCCCCTGAAGCTCGTGCTGTCGTCTCACTCCACACGGCAAACACTCTAAAGGAATATTCATGGGAAGTaatctttaaatattcttGTGTTAACAGATTACTCAGAATCACCGCTCTAtgcctcaaattcgtggacGCTTCGCCCACTCATCTCATCTCAGCAGCTGATATGGAGAGGGCCAGAATCTATTGCATTCAGGTCACGCAGTCCACGTTCGTCAAGGATGAACTCGCAGCACTCGCTAAAGGAACAACGCTTCCGTCTACGCATCCTTTCACGAGGCTCACCGCTTACCTTGACCATCAGGGGATCGCCAGAGTAGGCGGACGCCTCCAACACTCAAGGCTTTCACACGACGGCAAACATCCTGTCATTTTGCCTCGTGATTCAAGATTCTCGGCACTTCTCATCGACCACGCACATCGTCAGACCATGCATGGAGGTACGCAATCCATCCTCGCTtttctcagacaacgctactggattctcggtggacgagctccagtgAAGACGCACATCCTGCGGTGTGTGAAGTGTGCTTggcagagggggatccgtgcccatcaactgatgggccaactacctctttGTCGGGTCACTCCATCGCGCCCGTTCACCCACACTGGGGTGGACTATGCaggaccgctcacgctgaaAACTTGGAACGGCAGAGGAGCCAAAACGCAGGAGGGGTGGATTTGCGTCTTCGTTTGCTTCGCATCCTCAGCTGTACACTTGGAAGTTGTCATCGATTACTCAGCCGACGCATTTATCGCAGCTTATCGCAGATTCGCAGCAAGGAGAGGAACTGCAGCCTCTCTCTACTCAGATTGCGGTACCAACTTCCAAGCAGCGGACGCGTAG
- the LOC114881434 gene encoding uncharacterized protein LOC114881434, producing the protein MGGKWEAVVKSLKFHPKRTIGDALLTFEESITLLAQIEAILNSRPLEPLSDDPDDVSALSPGHFLIGSPLNTVSEPTLLDVSVNRLSRWQFIQQRLQQFWRLWSTQYLQRLQAIPKWHHPSNEIKVGSLVLITDERLPPGKWPMARVLSLMPGQDGLTRVVTLKTANTTLTRPIAKLALLHQPSQDSSDTQTTSSTSR; encoded by the coding sequence ATGGGTGGAAAATGGGAGGCAGTGGTCAAGTCTCTCAAATTCCATCCGAAGAGGACGATTGGAGATGCTTTACTGACGTTCGAGGAATCAATAACACTGCTCGCGCAGATTGAAGCCATCCTCAATTCAAGACCGTTGGAACCACTCAGCGATGATCCGGACGACGTCTCAGCCCTCTCACCAGGACATTTCCTGATCGGATCTCCGCTCAACACAGTGTCAGAGCCCACGCTTCTCGACGTCTCAGTCAACAGATTGTCGAGGTGGCAATTCATACAGCAGCGCCTCCAACAATTTTGGAGACTCTGGTCCACGCAGTACTTGCAGCGACTCCAGGCCATCCCTAAATGGCATCATCCTTCCAACGAGATCAAGGTAGGCTCTCTTGTTCTCATtactgatgaacgcttgcccccAGGGAAATGGCCCATGGCCAGGGTTCTCAGTCTGATGCCAGGACAGGATGGACTGACCAGGGTCGTCACACTCAAGACGGCCAACACGACGCTCACGCGGCCCATCGCCAAGCTGGCTCTTCTCCATCAGCCCTCGCAGGACAGCTCGGACACGCAGACcacatcatcgaccagtcgctga